In the Oryza glaberrima chromosome 6, OglaRS2, whole genome shotgun sequence genome, one interval contains:
- the LOC127777750 gene encoding probable homogentisate phytyltransferase 1, chloroplastic, whose translation MDSLRLRPSLLAARAPGAASLPPLRRDHFLPPLCSIHRNGKRPVSLSSQRTQGPSFDQCQKFFGWKSSHHRIPHRPTASSADASGQPLQSSAEAHDSSSIWKPISSSLDAFYRFSRPHTVIGTALSIVSVSLLAVENLSDVSPLFLTGLLEAVVAALFMNIYIVGLNQLFDIEIDKVNKPTLPLASGEYSPATGVALVSAFAAMSFGLGWAVGSQPLFLALFISFILGTAYSINLPFLRWKRSAVVAALCILAVRAVIVQLAFFLHIQTFVFRRPAVFTRPLIFATAFMTFFSVVIALFKDIPDIEGDRIFGIKSFSVRLGQKKVFWICVGLLEMAYCVAILMGATSACLWSKYATVVGHAILAAILWNRSRSIDLTSKTAITSFYMFIWKLFYAEYLLIPLVR comes from the exons aTCACTTTCTACCACCTTTATGTTCTATCCATAGAAATGGTAAACGGCCAGTTTCTTTGTCCAGCCAAAGGACCCAAGGTCCTTCCTTCGATCAATGTCAGAAATTCTTTGGTTGGAAATCCTCCCACCACAGGATACCACATCGACCAACAGCTAGTTCCGCTGACGCTTCGGGACAACCTCTACAATCTTCAGCTGAAGCACATGATTCATCAAGTATATGGAAGCCAATATCATCTTCTCTGGATGCATTTTACAGGTTTTCTCGGCCACATACTGTCATAGGAACA GCACTTAGCATAGTCTCAGTTTCGCTGCTAGCTGTTGAGAATTTGTCCGATGTGTCTCCCTTGTTCCTCACTGGTTTGCTGGAG GCAGTGGTAGCAGCTCTTTTCATGAACATCTATATCGTTGGATTGAATCAGTTGTTCGACATTGAGATAGATAAG GTTAACAAGCCAACTCTTCCATTAGCATCTGGGGAATATTCTCCTGCAACTGGAGTTGCACTTGTATCAGCCTTTGCTGCTATG AGCTTTGGCCTTGGATGGGCTGTTGGATCACAGCCTCTGTTCCTGGCTCTTTTCATTAGCTTTATTCTTGGAACAGCATATTCGATTAAT CTGCCATTCCTGAGATGGAAGAGATCTGCTGTTGTTGCAGCACTTTGCATATTAGCAGTCCGTGCAGTGATTGTTCAGCTGGCATTTTTTCTCCACATTCAG ACATTCGTATTCAGAAGACCAGCAGTCTTTACCAGGCCATTGATTTTTGCAACTGCATTCATGACCTTTTTCTCCGTTGTAATAGCATTGTTCAAG GATATACCTGATATTGAAGGAGACCGTATTTTTGGTATCAAATCTTTCAGTGTTCGATTAGGTCAAAAGAAG GTTTTCTGGATTTGTGTTGGTCTGCTCGAGATGGCTTATTGTGTTGCAATATTGATGGGAGCTACTTCTGCCTGTTTGTGGAGCAAATACGCAACT GTGGTGGGACATGCAATCCTTGCGGCAATCCTATGGAACCGCTCACGGTCGATTGATCTGACAAGCAAAACTGCAATCACTTCTTTCTACATGTTTATCTGGAAG CTGTTCTACGCGGAATACCTTCTCATTCCTCTTGTAAGGTGA
- the LOC127775959 gene encoding squamosa promoter-binding-like protein 10, which produces MMSGRMNAAGDESPFPFGAMQAPGPGAYVGFDHGAAAVAAAAAAAQRAGMLQHHHHHMYDGLDFAAAMQFGGGQDPPPHPQLLALPPSMAAPPPPPMPMPLQMPMTMPMPGDVYPALGIVKREGGGGGQDAAAGRIGLNLGRRTYFSPGDMLAVDRLLMRSRLGGVFGLGFGGAHHQPPRCQAEGCKADLSGAKHYHRRHKVCEYHAKASVVAASGKQQRFCQQCSRFHVLTEFDEAKRSCRKRLAEHNRRRRKPAAAATTAVAAAKDAAAAPVAAGKKPSGGAATSYTGDNKNVVSMSAAKSPISSNTSVISCLAEQGKHAAAAARPTALTLGGAPPHESSAPQIGAMLHHHHHHQQDHMQVSSLVHINGGGGGGSNNILSCSSVCSSALPSTATNGEVSDQNNDNSHNNGGNNNNMHLFEVDFM; this is translated from the exons aTGATGAGCGGTAGGATGAACGCGGCGGGGGACGAGTCGCCGTTCCCGTTCGGGGCGATGCAGGCGCCGGGGCCGGGGGCGTACGTCGGGTTCGaccatggcgcggcggcggtggcggcggcggctgcggcggcgcagcgggcgGGGATGctgcagcaccaccaccaccatatgTACGACGGCTTGGACTTCGCGGCGGCGATGCAGTTCGGCGGCGGGCAGgacccgccgccgcacccgcagCTCCTGGCGCTGCCGCCGagcatggcggcgccgccgccgccgcccatgccgATGCCGCTGCAGATGCCCATGACGATGCCGATGCCCGGAGACGTGTACCCGGCGCTCGGCATCGTGAAGCGCgagggcgggggcggaggccaggacgccgccgccgggaggatCGGGCTCAACCTCGGGCGCCGGACCTACTTCTCCCCCGGCGACATGCTCGCCGTCGACCGCCTCCTCATGCGCTCCCGCCTCGGCGGCGTGTTCGGCCTCGGCTTCGGCGGCGCCCACCACCAGCCACCTCGCTGCCAGGCCGAGGGCTGCAAGGCCGACCTCTCCGGCGCCAAGCactaccaccgccgccacaaGGTCTGCGAGTACCACGCCAaggcctccgtcgtcgccgcctccggcaAGCAGCAGCGCTTCTGCCAGCAATGCAGCAG GTTTCACGTGCTCACGGAGTTTGATGAGGCCAAGAGGAGCTGCCGGAAGCGGCTGGCGGAGCACAACCGTCGCCggcggaagccggcggcggcggcgacgaccgccgtggcggcggccaaggacgcggcggcggcgccggtagCCGCCGGGAAGAagccgagcggcggcgccgccacgtcTTACACCGGTGACAACAAGA ACGTGGTGTCCATGAGCGCGGCCAAGTCGCCCATCTCGTCGAACACCAGCGTGATCAGCTGCCTGGCCGAGCAGGGCaagcatgcggcggcggcggcgaggccgacggcgctcacgctcggcggcgcgccgccgcacgAGAGCTCGGCGCCGCAGATCGGCGCCATgctccatcaccaccaccatcaccagcaAGACCACATGCAGGTGAGCTCCCTGGTCCAcatcaatggcggcggcggcggcggtagcaaCAACATCTTGTCGTGCTCGTCGGTGTGCTCCAGCGCGctgccgtcgacggcgaccaaCGGCGAGGTATCAGACCAGAACAACGACAACAGCCACAACAATggcggcaacaacaacaacatgcaTCTGTTCGAGGTCGACTTCATGTAG